Proteins co-encoded in one Myotis daubentonii chromosome 8, mMyoDau2.1, whole genome shotgun sequence genomic window:
- the NARS1 gene encoding asparagine--tRNA ligase, cytoplasmic isoform X1, which translates to MSLEVTRATAGMVLAELYVSDREGNDATGDGTKEKPFKTGLKALMTVGKEPFPTIYVDSQKENERWDVISKSQMKNIRKMWHREQMKSESREKKEAEDNLRREKNLEEAKKITIENDPSLPEPKCVKIHALEGYRGQRVKVFGWVHRLRRQGKNLMFLVLRDGTGYLQCVLSDDLCQCYNGVVLSTESSVAVYGMLNLTPKGKQAPGGHELNCDFWELIGLAPAGGADNLINEESDVDVQLNNRHMMIRGENMSKILKARSVVTRCFRDHFFDRGYCEVTPPTLVQTQVEGGATLFKLDYFGEEAFLTQSSQLYLETCIPALGDVFCIAQSYRAEQSRTRRHLAEYTHVEAECPFLTFEELLNRLEDLVCDVVDRVLKSPAASIVYDLNPNFKPPKRPFKRMNYSDAIVWLKEHNIKKEDGTFYEFGEDIPEAPERLMTDTINEPILLCRFPVEIKSFYMQRCPEDSRLTESVDVLMPNVGEIVGGSMRIWDSEEMLAGYKREGIDPTPYYWYTDQRKYGTCPHGGYGLGLERFLTWILNRYHIRDVCLYPRFVQRCKP; encoded by the exons GCTTTGATGACAGTGGGAAAAGAACCATTTCCTACCATTTACGTAGActcacaaaaagaaaatgag CGGTGGGATGTTATTTCTAAATCACAGATGAAGAACATTAGGAAAATGTGGCATAGGGAACAAATGAAGAGTGAATCCCGGGAAAAGAAAGAG GCAGAAGACAATTTGAGAAGAGAAAAGAACCTGGAAGAAGCAAAGAAGATTACCATTGAAAACGATCCAAGTCTTCCAGAGCCAAAATGT GTGAAGATTCATGCATTAGAAGGATATAGAGGCCAAAGAGTTAAAGTGTTTGGCTGGGTCCATAGGCTGCGAAGGCAAG GAAAGAACTTAATGTTTCTGGTGTTGCGGGATGGTACAGGGTATCTTCAGTGTGTCTTGTCAGATgatttg TGTCAGTGTTACAATGGAGTAGTCTTGTCCACTGAGAGTAGTGTTGCAGTGTACGGAATGCTAAATCTTACCCCAAAGGGCAAACAG gctCCTGGGGGCCATGAGCTGAATTGCGACTTCTGGGAACTGATTGGCTTGGCCCCTGCTGGAGGAGCTGACAACTTGATCAACGAAGAATCTGACGTTGACGTCCAGCTCAACAACAGACACATGATGATCCGAGGAGAAAACATGTCCAAAATCCTGAAAGCGCGCTCCGTGGTCACCAGGTGCTTTAGAGATCACTTCTTTGATAGGGGGTACTGTGAA GTTACTCCTCCAACATTAGTGCAAACTCAAGTGGAAGGTGGTGCTACACTCTTCAAGCTTGACTATTTTGGAGAAGAGGCATTTTTGACTCAGTCCTCTCAGTTGTACCTGGAGACCTGCATTCCAGCTCTGGGGGATGTTTTTTGTATTGCACAGTCATACAGGGCAGAACAATCCAGAACAAGAAGGCACCTGGCTGA ATACACTCACGTGGAGGCAGAGTGCCCTTTCCTGACCTTTGAGGAGCTCCTGAACCGGTTGGAGGACTTGGTTTGTGACGTGGTAGATAGAGTCTTGAAATCACCCGCAGCAAGCATAGTGTATGACCTCAATCCG AACTTCAAGCCCCCCAAACGGCCTTTCAAACGGATGAACTATTCAGATGCTATTGTGTGGCTCAAAGAACACAATATAAAGAAAGAAGATGGAACTTTCTATGAGTTTGGAGAG GATATCCCTGAAGCTCCTGAGAGACTGATGACGGACACCATTAATGAGCCCATCCTGCTGTGTCGATTTCCTGTGGAGATCAAGTCCTTCTATATGCAGCGCTGTCCTGAGGATTCCCGCCTCACTGAATCT GTCGACGTGTTGATGCCCAATGTTGGCGAGATTGTGGGAGGCTCCATGCGTATCTGGGATAGTGAAGAAATGCTGGCAGGTTATAAAAGGGAAGGAATTGACCCCACACCCTATTACTGGTACACAGATCAG agaaaatatGGCACCTGCCCACATGGAGGCTATGGCTTGGGCTTGGAACGATTCTTGACCTGGATTCTGAATAGGTATCACATCCGAGATGTATGCTTATACCCTCGCTTTGTCCAGCGCTGCAAGCCGTAA
- the NARS1 gene encoding asparagine--tRNA ligase, cytoplasmic isoform X3, with protein MSLEVTRATAGMVLAELYVSDREGNDATGDGTKEKPFKTGLKALMTVGKEPFPTIYVDSQKENERWDVISKSQMKNIRKMWHREQMKSESREKKEAEDNLRREKNLEEAKKITIENDPSLPEPKCVKIHALEGYRGQRVKVFGWVHRLRRQGKNLMFLVLRDGTGYLQCVLSDDLAPGGHELNCDFWELIGLAPAGGADNLINEESDVDVQLNNRHMMIRGENMSKILKARSVVTRCFRDHFFDRGYCEVTPPTLVQTQVEGGATLFKLDYFGEEAFLTQSSQLYLETCIPALGDVFCIAQSYRAEQSRTRRHLAEYTHVEAECPFLTFEELLNRLEDLVCDVVDRVLKSPAASIVYDLNPNFKPPKRPFKRMNYSDAIVWLKEHNIKKEDGTFYEFGEDIPEAPERLMTDTINEPILLCRFPVEIKSFYMQRCPEDSRLTESVDVLMPNVGEIVGGSMRIWDSEEMLAGYKREGIDPTPYYWYTDQRKYGTCPHGGYGLGLERFLTWILNRYHIRDVCLYPRFVQRCKP; from the exons GCTTTGATGACAGTGGGAAAAGAACCATTTCCTACCATTTACGTAGActcacaaaaagaaaatgag CGGTGGGATGTTATTTCTAAATCACAGATGAAGAACATTAGGAAAATGTGGCATAGGGAACAAATGAAGAGTGAATCCCGGGAAAAGAAAGAG GCAGAAGACAATTTGAGAAGAGAAAAGAACCTGGAAGAAGCAAAGAAGATTACCATTGAAAACGATCCAAGTCTTCCAGAGCCAAAATGT GTGAAGATTCATGCATTAGAAGGATATAGAGGCCAAAGAGTTAAAGTGTTTGGCTGGGTCCATAGGCTGCGAAGGCAAG GAAAGAACTTAATGTTTCTGGTGTTGCGGGATGGTACAGGGTATCTTCAGTGTGTCTTGTCAGATgatttg gctCCTGGGGGCCATGAGCTGAATTGCGACTTCTGGGAACTGATTGGCTTGGCCCCTGCTGGAGGAGCTGACAACTTGATCAACGAAGAATCTGACGTTGACGTCCAGCTCAACAACAGACACATGATGATCCGAGGAGAAAACATGTCCAAAATCCTGAAAGCGCGCTCCGTGGTCACCAGGTGCTTTAGAGATCACTTCTTTGATAGGGGGTACTGTGAA GTTACTCCTCCAACATTAGTGCAAACTCAAGTGGAAGGTGGTGCTACACTCTTCAAGCTTGACTATTTTGGAGAAGAGGCATTTTTGACTCAGTCCTCTCAGTTGTACCTGGAGACCTGCATTCCAGCTCTGGGGGATGTTTTTTGTATTGCACAGTCATACAGGGCAGAACAATCCAGAACAAGAAGGCACCTGGCTGA ATACACTCACGTGGAGGCAGAGTGCCCTTTCCTGACCTTTGAGGAGCTCCTGAACCGGTTGGAGGACTTGGTTTGTGACGTGGTAGATAGAGTCTTGAAATCACCCGCAGCAAGCATAGTGTATGACCTCAATCCG AACTTCAAGCCCCCCAAACGGCCTTTCAAACGGATGAACTATTCAGATGCTATTGTGTGGCTCAAAGAACACAATATAAAGAAAGAAGATGGAACTTTCTATGAGTTTGGAGAG GATATCCCTGAAGCTCCTGAGAGACTGATGACGGACACCATTAATGAGCCCATCCTGCTGTGTCGATTTCCTGTGGAGATCAAGTCCTTCTATATGCAGCGCTGTCCTGAGGATTCCCGCCTCACTGAATCT GTCGACGTGTTGATGCCCAATGTTGGCGAGATTGTGGGAGGCTCCATGCGTATCTGGGATAGTGAAGAAATGCTGGCAGGTTATAAAAGGGAAGGAATTGACCCCACACCCTATTACTGGTACACAGATCAG agaaaatatGGCACCTGCCCACATGGAGGCTATGGCTTGGGCTTGGAACGATTCTTGACCTGGATTCTGAATAGGTATCACATCCGAGATGTATGCTTATACCCTCGCTTTGTCCAGCGCTGCAAGCCGTAA
- the NARS1 gene encoding asparagine--tRNA ligase, cytoplasmic isoform X2, translated as MSLEVTRATAGMVLELYVSDREGNDATGDGTKEKPFKTGLKALMTVGKEPFPTIYVDSQKENERWDVISKSQMKNIRKMWHREQMKSESREKKEAEDNLRREKNLEEAKKITIENDPSLPEPKCVKIHALEGYRGQRVKVFGWVHRLRRQGKNLMFLVLRDGTGYLQCVLSDDLCQCYNGVVLSTESSVAVYGMLNLTPKGKQAPGGHELNCDFWELIGLAPAGGADNLINEESDVDVQLNNRHMMIRGENMSKILKARSVVTRCFRDHFFDRGYCEVTPPTLVQTQVEGGATLFKLDYFGEEAFLTQSSQLYLETCIPALGDVFCIAQSYRAEQSRTRRHLAEYTHVEAECPFLTFEELLNRLEDLVCDVVDRVLKSPAASIVYDLNPNFKPPKRPFKRMNYSDAIVWLKEHNIKKEDGTFYEFGEDIPEAPERLMTDTINEPILLCRFPVEIKSFYMQRCPEDSRLTESVDVLMPNVGEIVGGSMRIWDSEEMLAGYKREGIDPTPYYWYTDQRKYGTCPHGGYGLGLERFLTWILNRYHIRDVCLYPRFVQRCKP; from the exons GCTTTGATGACAGTGGGAAAAGAACCATTTCCTACCATTTACGTAGActcacaaaaagaaaatgag CGGTGGGATGTTATTTCTAAATCACAGATGAAGAACATTAGGAAAATGTGGCATAGGGAACAAATGAAGAGTGAATCCCGGGAAAAGAAAGAG GCAGAAGACAATTTGAGAAGAGAAAAGAACCTGGAAGAAGCAAAGAAGATTACCATTGAAAACGATCCAAGTCTTCCAGAGCCAAAATGT GTGAAGATTCATGCATTAGAAGGATATAGAGGCCAAAGAGTTAAAGTGTTTGGCTGGGTCCATAGGCTGCGAAGGCAAG GAAAGAACTTAATGTTTCTGGTGTTGCGGGATGGTACAGGGTATCTTCAGTGTGTCTTGTCAGATgatttg TGTCAGTGTTACAATGGAGTAGTCTTGTCCACTGAGAGTAGTGTTGCAGTGTACGGAATGCTAAATCTTACCCCAAAGGGCAAACAG gctCCTGGGGGCCATGAGCTGAATTGCGACTTCTGGGAACTGATTGGCTTGGCCCCTGCTGGAGGAGCTGACAACTTGATCAACGAAGAATCTGACGTTGACGTCCAGCTCAACAACAGACACATGATGATCCGAGGAGAAAACATGTCCAAAATCCTGAAAGCGCGCTCCGTGGTCACCAGGTGCTTTAGAGATCACTTCTTTGATAGGGGGTACTGTGAA GTTACTCCTCCAACATTAGTGCAAACTCAAGTGGAAGGTGGTGCTACACTCTTCAAGCTTGACTATTTTGGAGAAGAGGCATTTTTGACTCAGTCCTCTCAGTTGTACCTGGAGACCTGCATTCCAGCTCTGGGGGATGTTTTTTGTATTGCACAGTCATACAGGGCAGAACAATCCAGAACAAGAAGGCACCTGGCTGA ATACACTCACGTGGAGGCAGAGTGCCCTTTCCTGACCTTTGAGGAGCTCCTGAACCGGTTGGAGGACTTGGTTTGTGACGTGGTAGATAGAGTCTTGAAATCACCCGCAGCAAGCATAGTGTATGACCTCAATCCG AACTTCAAGCCCCCCAAACGGCCTTTCAAACGGATGAACTATTCAGATGCTATTGTGTGGCTCAAAGAACACAATATAAAGAAAGAAGATGGAACTTTCTATGAGTTTGGAGAG GATATCCCTGAAGCTCCTGAGAGACTGATGACGGACACCATTAATGAGCCCATCCTGCTGTGTCGATTTCCTGTGGAGATCAAGTCCTTCTATATGCAGCGCTGTCCTGAGGATTCCCGCCTCACTGAATCT GTCGACGTGTTGATGCCCAATGTTGGCGAGATTGTGGGAGGCTCCATGCGTATCTGGGATAGTGAAGAAATGCTGGCAGGTTATAAAAGGGAAGGAATTGACCCCACACCCTATTACTGGTACACAGATCAG agaaaatatGGCACCTGCCCACATGGAGGCTATGGCTTGGGCTTGGAACGATTCTTGACCTGGATTCTGAATAGGTATCACATCCGAGATGTATGCTTATACCCTCGCTTTGTCCAGCGCTGCAAGCCGTAA